A genomic region of Blattabacterium cuenoti contains the following coding sequences:
- the odhB gene encoding 2-oxoglutarate dehydrogenase complex dihydrolipoyllysine-residue succinyltransferase, protein MIIQIKVPSPGESITEVEVSSWLVKNGDYVHKGQIIAEIDSDKATLEIFAEENGSITLMVKKGERVRVGDVLCIIDSDKYDKKYTKESQKEILHIHEKDNLEKEYPINFKIPSPASKKILKEKNISIKSVQGTGKHGRITKTDCIFYLEKNKRPSSMDTSVTMHRSKKITPLSSLRRKLSERLVYAKNKTASLTTFNEVNMLEIFSIRKKYKDLFNKKHGVNLGFMSFFTMACVRALQFYPDVNAMINGEDKINFEYYDISIAISGPKGLMVPVIRNAEHLSFRKIEQEIYKLSTRVHNGTISIDEMTGGTFTITNGGIFGSMLSTPIINPPQSAILGMHKIMERPVVVNGSIEIRPMMYLALSYDHRIIDGRESVGFLVSIKESIENPIKFFMGGNKENISKTLEL, encoded by the coding sequence ATGATAATACAGATAAAAGTCCCTTCTCCAGGAGAATCAATTACAGAAGTAGAAGTTAGCTCATGGCTTGTAAAGAATGGAGATTATGTTCATAAAGGTCAGATAATAGCAGAAATAGATTCAGATAAAGCTACTTTAGAAATTTTTGCAGAAGAAAATGGAAGTATCACTTTAATGGTGAAAAAAGGAGAAAGAGTACGAGTTGGAGATGTTTTATGTATTATTGATTCTGATAAATATGATAAAAAATATACAAAAGAATCCCAAAAAGAAATCCTTCATATTCACGAAAAAGATAATCTTGAAAAAGAATATCCTATTAATTTTAAAATTCCTTCTCCAGCTTCAAAAAAAATTTTAAAGGAAAAAAATATTTCTATAAAATCTGTTCAAGGAACTGGAAAACATGGGAGAATAACAAAAACAGATTGTATTTTTTATTTAGAAAAAAATAAAAGACCTTCTAGTATGGATACATCTGTAACAATGCATAGATCAAAAAAAATTACTCCTCTTTCTTCTCTAAGAAGAAAACTTTCCGAAAGATTAGTTTATGCAAAAAATAAAACGGCTTCTCTCACAACGTTTAATGAAGTAAATATGCTAGAAATTTTTTCTATTAGAAAAAAATATAAAGATCTTTTTAATAAAAAACATGGAGTTAATTTGGGTTTTATGTCTTTTTTTACTATGGCTTGTGTTAGGGCTTTACAATTTTATCCAGATGTAAATGCTATGATTAATGGAGAAGACAAAATTAATTTTGAATATTATGATATTAGTATCGCTATATCTGGTCCTAAAGGATTAATGGTCCCAGTAATAAGAAATGCTGAACATTTATCATTTCGTAAAATAGAACAAGAAATATACAAATTATCAACACGGGTTCATAATGGAACAATATCTATAGATGAAATGACAGGAGGCACTTTTACCATTACTAATGGAGGTATTTTTGGGTCTATGTTATCTACTCCGATTATAAATCCACCACAAAGTGCTATATTAGGAATGCATAAAATTATGGAAAGACCTGTAGTGGTTAATGGATCTATTGAAATACGTCCTATGATGTATTTAGCTTTATCTTATGATCATAGAATTATTGATGGAAGAGAATCTGTAGGATTTTTAGTATCTATAAAGGAATCTATAGAAAATCCCATAAAATTTTTTATGGGAGGAAATAAAGAAAATATTTCTAAAACATTGGAATTATAA
- a CDS encoding alpha/beta hydrolase codes for MLLKNQLSIKHIIKKTLNGTENTLFLMIHGYGSNEKDLFFLKKDLPKNFFIISIQGFYSLGIEKYSWYDIDFDNKKKFINIIQAQKTIKRISSFIHEAIKEYQLKKNQAWICGFSQGAILSYAIAFKNSDQIKKVIALSGYIENSILPKKINYYNDLEFFISHGKYDNIIPINWAKKGLKLLKQKKILSLFYKEYESGHVLNNINYQDLINWIKKKHIYSNNKNLNHE; via the coding sequence ATGCTTTTAAAAAATCAACTTTCTATTAAACATATTATAAAAAAAACCTTAAACGGAACTGAAAACACTCTTTTTTTAATGATTCACGGATATGGAAGTAATGAAAAAGATCTTTTTTTTTTAAAAAAAGATCTTCCAAAAAATTTTTTTATAATAAGCATTCAAGGTTTCTACTCTCTTGGAATAGAAAAATATTCTTGGTATGATATAGATTTTGACAATAAAAAAAAATTTATTAATATAATACAAGCTCAAAAAACTATTAAAAGAATATCATCTTTTATACATGAAGCTATAAAAGAATATCAATTGAAAAAAAATCAAGCTTGGATATGTGGTTTTAGCCAAGGTGCTATTTTAAGCTATGCTATAGCATTTAAAAATTCTGATCAAATTAAAAAAGTAATCGCTTTAAGTGGATATATAGAAAATAGTATTTTACCAAAAAAAATAAATTATTATAACGATTTAGAATTTTTTATATCTCATGGTAAATATGATAACATAATCCCTATAAATTGGGCAAAAAAAGGATTGAAACTTTTAAAACAAAAAAAAATACTTTCTTTATTTTATAAAGAATATGAATCGGGGCATGTTTTAAATAATATCAATTATCAAGATCTTATCAATTGGATTAAAAAAAAACATATTTATTCTAATAATAAAAATTTGAATCATGAGTAA
- a CDS encoding ABC transporter ATP-binding protein, with translation MIQAKNIYKSFGKDEILKGINIMVKEGSLVCILGESGAGKSTLLHILGTLEKPTINKKIKTILKINKKEILSLTDKELSKLRNKNIGFIFQTPQLLPEFTVLENICLPGFIKKKNIKHVKKKAINLLKKLNLYKYENSKIEELSGGEKQRVSVARALINDPKIIFADEPSGNLDAKNAEKLHNFFSFLNHKFRQTFLIVTHNLQLADMADEKLKIENGIVYKIDK, from the coding sequence ATGATTCAGGCTAAAAATATTTATAAATCTTTTGGAAAAGATGAAATTTTAAAAGGAATAAATATCATGGTGAAAGAAGGAAGCCTGGTGTGTATATTAGGGGAATCTGGAGCAGGAAAAAGTACTTTACTACATATATTAGGGACTTTAGAAAAACCGACTATAAATAAAAAAATAAAAACAATTCTAAAAATTAATAAAAAAGAAATATTATCTCTTACTGATAAAGAACTTTCCAAGTTAAGAAATAAAAATATAGGTTTTATTTTTCAAACCCCTCAACTTCTTCCTGAATTTACCGTTTTAGAAAATATTTGTTTACCAGGTTTTATAAAAAAAAAAAATATAAAACATGTGAAAAAAAAAGCTATAAATTTATTAAAAAAATTGAACCTATATAAATATGAAAATTCAAAAATAGAAGAATTATCTGGAGGGGAAAAACAGAGGGTCTCTGTTGCCAGAGCTTTGATTAATGATCCAAAAATTATTTTTGCGGATGAACCTTCTGGTAATCTAGATGCAAAAAATGCAGAAAAATTACACAATTTTTTTTCTTTTCTTAATCATAAATTCAGACAAACTTTTTTAATTGTCACTCATAATTTACAATTAGCAGATATGGCTGATGAAAAATTAAAAATAGAAAATGGAATAGTATACAAAATTGATAAATAA
- the sucC gene encoding ADP-forming succinate--CoA ligase subunit beta — MNLHEYQGREILNSFSIQVPDGILASTPEEAIEAAKIILKKTKKNSLVIKAQIHAGGRGKAGGIQIAKNLDEVYEKSKNILGKFLITPQTSKKGKLVRKILISEDVYFSEFSPPVEYYLSILLNRDIEKNIILYSKEGGINIEDLSKKNPNKIYTEVIDPILGLQLFQTRKIGFNLGIHNNEFFKNFSIFLFSLYKAYITYDALLLEINPLIRTFDKKFIPVDIKIILDNNALFRHKKYNMICDKDDVDIIESEAIEAKLNFLKLEGNVGCMVNGAGLAMATMDMIKFCGGVPANFLDIGGSADQKRVEKAFCLILKDKSVKTILINIFGGIVRCDTVAEGIINSYFKIRKKINIPVVVRLQGTNEKIAKKLIKKSSLPIYYTDSLKESADKIQKILHDR, encoded by the coding sequence ATGAATTTACATGAATATCAAGGTAGGGAAATATTGAATTCATTTTCCATTCAAGTTCCTGATGGAATACTAGCTTCTACTCCTGAAGAAGCTATAGAAGCGGCTAAAATTATTTTAAAAAAAACTAAAAAAAATTCTTTAGTTATAAAAGCTCAAATCCATGCTGGAGGACGAGGAAAAGCTGGTGGTATTCAAATAGCAAAAAATTTAGATGAAGTTTACGAAAAATCAAAAAATATTTTAGGTAAATTTTTAATTACCCCCCAAACTTCTAAAAAAGGAAAATTAGTTCGAAAAATTTTGATATCTGAAGATGTTTATTTTTCTGAATTTAGTCCTCCAGTAGAGTATTATTTATCCATATTATTAAATCGTGATATAGAAAAAAATATAATTCTATATTCTAAAGAAGGAGGAATAAACATAGAAGATCTATCAAAAAAAAATCCAAATAAAATATATACAGAAGTAATAGATCCTATATTGGGACTTCAATTATTTCAAACAAGAAAAATTGGGTTTAATTTAGGAATACATAATAATGAATTTTTTAAAAATTTTAGTATTTTTTTATTTTCCCTTTATAAAGCTTATATTACTTACGATGCCTTATTATTAGAGATTAATCCTTTGATCAGAACATTTGATAAAAAATTTATACCAGTTGATATAAAAATTATTTTAGATAATAATGCTTTATTTCGTCATAAAAAATACAATATGATATGTGATAAAGATGATGTTGATATAATTGAAAGTGAAGCTATTGAAGCTAAATTAAATTTTTTAAAATTGGAAGGAAATGTAGGATGTATGGTAAATGGAGCTGGATTAGCAATGGCTACTATGGATATGATTAAATTTTGTGGAGGTGTACCTGCTAATTTTCTAGATATAGGAGGGTCTGCTGATCAAAAACGTGTAGAAAAAGCTTTTTGTCTTATTTTAAAGGATAAATCTGTAAAAACAATATTAATCAATATATTTGGAGGAATTGTACGTTGTGATACAGTTGCAGAAGGGATTATCAATTCTTATTTTAAAATTCGTAAAAAAATTAATATTCCTGTAGTTGTTCGTTTACAAGGAACAAATGAAAAAATAGCAAAAAAATTGATTAAAAAAAGTTCGTTACCTATTTATTATACTGATTCTTTAAAAGAATCGGCTGATAAAATTCAAAAAATTTTGCATGATAGATAA
- a CDS encoding AAA family ATPase gives MNSVLSEKYKPSKWNEVIGQKDIIIILKKTIQENRLSKILFFFGPEGIGKNTCARILSNELNSFSESEYFSWNRIEINGLMNDSLEHFYKIINQSRFIPKTGKYNIFIINNVHMFSQYFLYLFIKFIEEKHPHILFIFCGEEEKKIPRLILSRCQVYEFQSISTKEIFLHLKMIAEKENIEVENETLLILSKHVKGSISKAICLFDKLILYSGKKISKEFLIQKLGIIDIKYFFKIVDYLLDKKIHKTFILLDKILQKKIDSYDLIIGLTKHFRNLLLSKNYETISILKFKKEIIFSYITQSKKMSYLFLTNALNICLRLKREYEKLNQNHRLIIEIYLIQLAYLFYSHKNYSLIKNEKKNEKFSDYKDHEKIQFLQKNWVKFIQKFSGKINPIYLFFLKNEIQFQIEKNKIFFMIPSKLGNHSFLLIQTHFLKYFKEKFNNPHLEFEIVRKNSSTIEQYNLLYQKNKLIETLIERLNLKITSSKIQKKEKFL, from the coding sequence ATGAATTCTGTACTATCTGAAAAATATAAACCATCCAAATGGAATGAAGTAATAGGACAAAAAGATATAATTATCATTTTAAAAAAAACAATACAAGAAAATCGTTTATCTAAAATTTTATTTTTTTTTGGACCAGAAGGAATAGGAAAAAATACATGTGCACGTATTTTATCAAACGAATTGAATTCTTTTTCAGAATCAGAATATTTTTCATGGAATAGAATTGAGATTAATGGACTTATGAATGATTCATTAGAACATTTTTATAAAATCATTAATCAGTCTCGTTTTATTCCTAAAACAGGAAAATATAATATATTTATTATTAATAACGTACATATGTTTTCTCAATATTTTTTATATCTTTTTATAAAATTTATAGAAGAGAAACATCCGCATATATTATTTATTTTTTGTGGGGAAGAAGAAAAAAAAATTCCGCGATTAATTCTATCACGATGTCAAGTTTATGAGTTCCAAAGTATTTCTACAAAAGAAATTTTTTTACATTTAAAAATGATCGCTGAAAAAGAAAATATAGAAGTAGAAAATGAAACATTATTGATTTTATCAAAACATGTAAAAGGATCTATTAGTAAAGCTATTTGTTTATTTGATAAATTGATTTTATATAGTGGAAAAAAAATATCAAAAGAATTTTTAATTCAAAAATTAGGAATCATTGATATTAAGTATTTTTTTAAAATAGTAGATTATCTTTTAGATAAAAAAATACATAAAACATTCATTTTATTAGATAAAATTTTACAAAAAAAAATTGATTCTTATGATTTAATTATAGGTTTAACCAAACATTTCAGAAATCTTTTGTTATCTAAAAATTATGAAACAATTTCTATTTTAAAATTTAAAAAAGAAATAATATTTTCTTACATTACACAATCAAAAAAAATGTCTTATTTATTTTTAACAAACGCTTTGAACATTTGTCTTAGATTGAAAAGAGAATATGAAAAATTAAATCAAAATCATAGATTAATAATTGAAATTTATCTAATACAGTTGGCATATTTATTTTATTCTCATAAAAATTATTCATTAATAAAAAATGAAAAAAAAAATGAAAAATTTTCTGATTATAAGGATCATGAAAAAATTCAATTTTTACAAAAAAATTGGGTAAAATTTATACAGAAATTTTCTGGTAAAATAAATCCTATTTATTTATTTTTTTTAAAAAATGAAATACAATTTCAAATAGAAAAAAATAAAATATTTTTTATGATTCCATCTAAATTAGGAAATCATAGTTTTTTGTTAATTCAAACTCATTTTTTAAAATATTTTAAAGAAAAATTCAATAATCCACATTTAGAATTTGAAATAGTGAGAAAAAATTCAAGTACAATAGAACAATATAATCTTTTATATCAGAAAAATAAATTAATAGAAACATTAATAGAACGATTGAATTTAAAAATCACTTCTTCCAAAATACAAAAAAAGGAAAAATTTTTATAA
- a CDS encoding ATP-dependent Clp protease ATP-binding subunit, translating into MIHHYLSNKRIKIIFSSSYSDEDIENDSSSSSYGSGGRGTGYYGGSSIRSKTPVLDNFGRDLNSIAMEGKLDPVVGRDKEVERVSQILSRRKKNNPLLIGEPGVGKSAIAEGLALRIVQKKVSRVLYNKRVVVLDLASLVAGTKYRGQFEERMKAIINESEKNTGLILFIDEIHTMIGAGGTTGSLDASNIFKPALARGDIQCIGATTLNEYRQYIEKDGALERRFQKIIVQPSSEEETIEILKKIKGKYESHHNVIYTEEAIKACVHLTVRYIVDRFLPDKAIDALDESGSRVHMKNIKVPKEIVLLEKELEKIRKEKSKVVKSQKYEEAARLRDTEKGIEKQLIKAQKEWEESSKKNKEIVSEENVEEVVSMMSGVPVNKIAQAEMKKLSKMIDILKEKIVGQNEAVEKIVRAVQRNRTGLKDPNSPIGSFIFLGQTGVGKTYLAKIFAKELFDSEESLIRIDMSEYMEKFSVSRLIGAPPGYVGYEEGGQLTEIIRRRPYSVILLDEIEKAHHEVFNVLLQMLDYGCVTDSIGRKINFKNTVIIFTSNTGTQQLKEFGQGIGFHTQARKFNNYIKNVLEQALKRTFSPEFLNRIDDIIFFNSLTKENISKITCIELKKIIIHVSDLGYKLILLPEIIDFIQKKGFDQEYGARPLKRIIEKFIKNPISEYIITEKLKKGDQISLKMNENNDNVEVFIHKKT; encoded by the coding sequence ATGATTCATCATTATTTATCAAACAAGAGAATAAAAATTATTTTCTCTTCTTCTTATTCCGATGAAGATATTGAAAATGATAGCTCTTCCTCTTCTTATGGATCTGGAGGGAGAGGAACTGGTTATTATGGAGGATCTTCAATAAGAAGTAAAACTCCTGTTTTAGATAATTTTGGAAGAGATTTGAATTCCATAGCTATGGAAGGAAAATTAGACCCAGTAGTAGGTAGAGATAAAGAAGTGGAACGCGTCTCTCAAATATTGAGTAGGAGAAAAAAAAATAATCCTCTTCTTATAGGAGAACCTGGAGTAGGAAAATCTGCTATTGCTGAAGGATTAGCATTACGTATTGTACAAAAAAAAGTATCAAGAGTCTTGTATAATAAAAGAGTAGTAGTCCTAGATTTAGCAAGTTTAGTTGCTGGAACTAAATATAGAGGACAATTTGAAGAAAGAATGAAAGCCATTATCAACGAATCAGAAAAAAATACAGGGCTCATTCTATTTATAGACGAGATACATACTATGATTGGAGCGGGAGGAACAACAGGGTCATTAGATGCCTCTAATATTTTTAAACCAGCTTTAGCAAGAGGAGATATTCAATGTATTGGCGCAACCACACTAAATGAATATAGACAATATATAGAAAAAGATGGAGCATTAGAAAGAAGATTTCAAAAAATTATTGTTCAACCTTCTTCTGAAGAAGAAACTATAGAAATTTTAAAAAAAATAAAAGGAAAATATGAAAGTCATCATAATGTTATTTATACGGAAGAAGCTATAAAAGCTTGTGTACATCTCACTGTTCGGTATATTGTAGATCGCTTTTTACCGGATAAAGCAATTGATGCCTTAGACGAATCAGGATCTCGTGTTCACATGAAAAATATAAAAGTTCCTAAAGAAATAGTTCTGTTAGAAAAAGAATTAGAAAAAATTCGAAAAGAAAAATCTAAAGTTGTTAAAAGTCAAAAATACGAAGAAGCGGCACGTTTACGTGATACGGAGAAAGGTATAGAAAAACAATTAATAAAAGCTCAAAAAGAATGGGAAGAATCTTCTAAGAAGAATAAAGAAATTGTATCGGAAGAAAATGTTGAAGAAGTGGTATCTATGATGAGTGGAGTTCCAGTAAATAAGATAGCTCAAGCTGAAATGAAAAAATTGAGTAAAATGATAGATATCCTAAAAGAAAAAATAGTAGGACAAAATGAAGCTGTAGAAAAAATAGTTAGAGCAGTTCAAAGAAATAGAACTGGATTAAAAGATCCTAATTCTCCTATAGGATCCTTCATTTTTTTAGGACAAACAGGAGTTGGAAAAACTTATTTAGCAAAAATTTTTGCTAAAGAATTATTCGATTCGGAAGAATCATTAATTCGTATAGATATGAGTGAATATATGGAAAAATTTTCTGTATCTAGATTAATAGGTGCTCCTCCAGGTTATGTCGGTTATGAAGAAGGAGGACAATTAACAGAAATTATACGTCGTAGACCTTATTCTGTAATATTATTAGATGAGATAGAAAAAGCACATCATGAAGTCTTTAATGTTTTGTTACAAATGTTAGATTATGGATGTGTTACAGATAGTATTGGAAGAAAAATAAATTTTAAAAACACCGTAATTATTTTTACTTCAAATACGGGAACACAACAATTAAAAGAATTTGGTCAGGGAATTGGTTTTCATACTCAAGCAAGAAAATTTAATAATTACATTAAAAATGTACTGGAACAAGCTTTAAAACGAACTTTTTCTCCTGAATTTTTAAATAGAATAGATGATATTATTTTTTTTAATTCTTTAACTAAAGAAAATATATCGAAAATAACTTGTATTGAATTAAAAAAAATAATTATTCATGTATCCGATTTAGGATATAAATTAATATTACTTCCTGAAATAATAGATTTTATTCAAAAAAAAGGATTTGATCAAGAATATGGAGCACGTCCTTTAAAAAGAATAATAGAAAAATTTATTAAAAATCCTATATCTGAATATATAATTACTGAAAAATTAAAAAAAGGAGATCAAATTTCACTAAAAATGAATGAAAATAATGATAATGTAGAAGTTTTTATTCATAAAAAAACATGA
- a CDS encoding endonuclease III domain-containing protein, translating into MNFISRKIKIIENILDFLYPNPTSTLYYINEYTLLISILLTARSKEEKVNKITKFLFKIIKTPKDTICTSIEDIKNIIKNIGLHNIKSKNIHDLSLILINKYNGIIPKNISKLKSLPGVGHKTASVFLSHVSDESVFPVDTHIHRMMFRWKLSNGKNVKETEKKAKHVFKKKIGKNYIFKLFLMLKNILHPEDGI; encoded by the coding sequence ATGAATTTTATTTCAAGGAAAATAAAAATTATTGAAAATATATTAGATTTTTTATATCCCAACCCAACCAGTACTTTATATTATATCAACGAGTATACTTTGCTTATATCCATTTTATTAACTGCTAGAAGTAAAGAAGAAAAAGTCAATAAAATAACAAAATTTCTATTTAAAATAATAAAAACGCCAAAGGATACAATTTGTACTTCTATAGAGGATATAAAAAATATTATAAAAAATATTGGACTTCATAATATTAAATCTAAGAATATTCATGATTTATCTCTTATATTAATAAATAAATATAATGGAATTATTCCTAAAAATATTTCAAAATTGAAATCATTACCTGGAGTAGGACATAAAACCGCTTCTGTTTTTTTATCTCATGTATCCGATGAATCTGTATTTCCTGTGGATACTCATATTCATAGAATGATGTTTCGTTGGAAATTGAGTAATGGAAAAAATGTTAAAGAAACAGAAAAAAAAGCAAAACATGTTTTTAAAAAAAAAATTGGAAAAAATTACATTTTCAAATTATTTCTTATGCTAAAGAATATTCTCCATCCCGAAGATGGGATTTAA
- a CDS encoding DUF3127 domain-containing protein yields the protein MEIIGIVKKLFDIQKFDSGFQKREIVLTTEEPYPQNILIEFIQDKVDLLENVKLKDKIKIFINLRGREWTNPEGIVRYFNSIQGWKIEHYSRSTGTSNKISSTASSSLSSDDFDDLPF from the coding sequence ATGGAAATCATAGGAATAGTCAAAAAATTATTTGATATTCAAAAATTTGATAGTGGATTTCAAAAAAGAGAAATAGTTCTTACTACTGAAGAGCCCTATCCCCAAAATATATTAATTGAATTTATTCAAGATAAAGTAGATTTGTTAGAAAATGTAAAATTAAAAGATAAAATAAAAATTTTTATTAATCTTAGGGGAAGAGAATGGACAAATCCTGAAGGAATTGTTAGATATTTTAATTCTATTCAAGGATGGAAAATAGAACATTATTCTCGTTCTACAGGGACTTCAAATAAAATATCATCTACGGCGTCTTCTTCTTTATCCTCTGATGATTTTGATGATTTACCTTTTTAA
- a CDS encoding SPFH domain-containing protein, translating into MSIFSLLFYGILVLLILSFFSSFVFIVNQETAAILERTGKFHSIRYAGLNFKIPIIDNIVGKLTLKIQQLDVLVDTKTKDNVFVKVKVSVQFKVIKDKVYEAFYKLDNSHAQITSYIFDVVRAEVPKMRLDDVFERKDHIALAVKGELEGSMLDYGYSIIKALVTDLDPDEQVKQAMNRINTAEREKVAAEYQAEAERIKIVAKAKAEAESKKLQGKGTADQRREIARGILESVEVLNNVGINSQEASALIVVTQHYDTLQSMGEAGNTNLILLPNSPGSANEMLNNMITSFNISNQIGESLKKKNNSKKK; encoded by the coding sequence ATGAGTATTTTCAGTTTATTATTTTATGGAATATTAGTCCTTTTAATTTTATCTTTTTTTTCTAGTTTTGTTTTTATAGTGAATCAAGAGACAGCAGCTATTCTTGAGAGAACGGGAAAATTTCATAGTATTCGTTATGCTGGATTAAATTTTAAGATTCCTATTATAGATAATATAGTAGGGAAACTTACATTAAAAATTCAACAATTAGATGTATTAGTAGATACAAAGACAAAAGATAATGTTTTTGTTAAAGTAAAAGTATCAGTTCAGTTCAAGGTTATTAAAGATAAAGTATATGAAGCTTTTTATAAATTGGATAATTCCCATGCTCAAATCACTTCTTATATATTTGATGTCGTTAGAGCAGAAGTTCCAAAAATGCGTTTAGATGATGTTTTTGAGCGTAAAGATCATATAGCTCTTGCAGTTAAAGGAGAATTAGAAGGTTCTATGTTAGATTATGGATATTCTATAATTAAAGCATTAGTCACTGATCTTGATCCAGATGAACAAGTAAAACAGGCTATGAATCGTATTAACACAGCTGAAAGAGAAAAAGTAGCGGCTGAATATCAAGCAGAAGCTGAGAGAATTAAAATTGTTGCTAAAGCAAAAGCAGAAGCGGAAAGCAAAAAATTACAGGGAAAAGGAACAGCAGATCAACGTAGAGAGATAGCTAGAGGAATTTTAGAATCAGTAGAAGTATTAAATAATGTAGGAATTAATTCACAAGAAGCTTCTGCTTTAATCGTTGTCACACAACACTATGATACTCTTCAATCTATGGGAGAAGCTGGAAATACTAATTTAATTTTATTACCTAATTCCCCAGGATCAGCTAATGAAATGTTAAACAATATGATCACTTCATTTAATATTTCTAACCAAATTGGAGAATCTCTTAAAAAAAAGAACAATAGTAAAAAAAAATAA
- a CDS encoding iron-sulfur cluster assembly protein — protein sequence MNKKNCLLEDRIISVLKSIYDPEISVDIYELGLIYDVQVDGKGKVKIVMTLTTPNCPVAESLPLEVKEKVQSIQEIKETDVVLTFDPPWSREFMSEEARLELGLL from the coding sequence ATGAATAAAAAAAATTGTCTTTTAGAAGATAGGATTATTTCTGTATTAAAAAGTATATATGATCCAGAAATTTCAGTAGATATTTATGAATTGGGTCTTATTTACGATGTTCAAGTTGACGGAAAAGGGAAAGTAAAAATAGTAATGACTTTAACTACACCTAATTGTCCAGTAGCAGAAAGTTTACCTTTAGAAGTGAAAGAAAAAGTTCAGTCTATACAAGAAATAAAAGAAACAGATGTGGTTTTAACATTTGATCCGCCTTGGAGTAGGGAATTTATGAGCGAGGAAGCTCGTTTAGAACTGGGATTGTTATAA